GCAAAACCGCAGCAAATTTTGCGGCCAACATTTCTGGCGTGTCGCTGTCGGCGTACGCGACCATCACCCGATTCGATCCAACCGTACCGTCGTTGGAGAATTCGAACCGCCGCGTGATCCCGCGATAGTTCGTGATCTCGATCACCTGACCGTTGACCACGCTATCGCCACCACTCACGAAATCCAACTGGCGATTCAGCGGACGGGTTTGGAACCAGAAGTTAAAGACACCGCCAGGGGTTCCGTCGTTGGACGCGTCGACGCGCGTGCCGGGCAAACGGAACGGATCGCTGCTGTCGAGATTGTTGCCATCGAGATCGCGCAACACATCGGTCTCATCGACCTGTGGACGGAACTTCAGCAGCAGCTCGTATTCACCCTCGGTCGTGCCGCCAAATCCGGTGCCGCCGATCGTGGGATCGGGAATGTCGTTGCCCGATGCGGTCACACCGATGTAATAAACACCGCTTCCCAGTTCGGCTTCCAGGAACGAATCTTCACTGTAGTAATCGTCGTTGCGAGCAACCGAGACGATCCCGCCGCCGGTCAACAACACCTCCGGCGCATCCTCTTGCAGTGCTGCAAAGGTTGGGATCACCGTCGGATCGATATCCTCGCTCAAGATCAATTTCGCGGTGACCAAATTGGCTGCCGCTGGAGAAGCATTGATCGCATCGACCACATCCTGAACCGTGGTCCCAGCCGGGTTGGACATCAGCACACGGATCTGATTTTCGCTCACCTCGATCGTTGGCGTCGGATTGTTACCCGTGGGCGTAATCACCAATTGCACGCTGGTTCGATTGCCCAAATCGCCTGGCTGAACCGCGGTGAAATCGATCTCAAAGTTACCAAAGACGCCAAAGTCGGTCAGCACACTCGCTTGCTGCTGCTTGTACAACGTCAGCGAGGTGTCCAACAGACTGCTGTTGCCCAATCGTTCGGCAAACGTTTCCGCCGTGACGACAGCTAACTTGCTGGGGTCATCCAAATCGACCTCGAAACGATACAGATCGATATCGCCCGATTCGGGACGCCACAAATATTGGCCATGCAGAACGTCGTAATTGCCTGGGAAGACCGGTTCCAAAGTCGAATCGTTCGCCAGGAAATTGCTGTCCAAATTCAGCAGCGTCGAAGCGGGCAGATCATCCGCTTGTTCAAGCCCCAACAACAACCCGATCCCAGCGGTCGCGGTGCGGAAGTAGTCTTCGCCGTACAGATCCCCCCACTCGATCAATGAATCCATCACCAAGATCGCATTGGTCGCAGCCCCGGTCGTGGCGATCTGTGGATCGACCCGAACGCCGAACGTTGTGTCCTCATAGACACTCGAAGTGTCGACGTATTGCAGCCCCGTGGCGGGATCGATTTCCAGTACCGAAAGGTCGCCGGTCGCAAAGGTGAAGCCCTGGTCGTCGGTCTCGAAGAACTGCACCCCTAATTCGCTAGCCCACATATCGAGCGCTTCGCGAATCCGTTCCTTCTGACGTTCGGAGATCGAATTGACCCGTGACGTCCCATTTTCGTCGATTCCGTAATCGCTCCGGAAGTTGTAAGGAATCGTTGTGATTCCAGGGGTCACGTCGGGACCAAAATTCCCGTTGACGTGCTGCGAAAAGGCGTCGCCGAGATCTTCCACCAGATCGCGGTGACCTGGGTCGTCGTTGCCTCCCAACAGTTCCAATTGGTAGTTGATCGGATCGATCGAACTGGAGAGTACGACGCTGCGGAAATTGATCGCGTTGGGATCGATCCCAAACGTACCAATGTCAGCTGCCGCATCGAACGAATCCCCCGGTTCCAACAGCGACACGGGGGCAAAGGTCATTGGCGAGGTCCCAACCGCTTTGCCCGCCGAACCATCGACGCTTGCCTGCACCAACAACGACGCCGCAGGATGCGTATTGATCGCGTTGACAATGTCGGCAAAAGTTGTGCCTGCACCTAGATCGACAGTGACCACCGAACCGGCAACCGCAACGGAAACCGCTCCGGCACCCGAGCGAACGAACTGCACTTGCATATTCGCCGGAGCGCCAACGACCGACTGAAAACGCAACGTCGCTTCACCGCCAGAATTCAAGTCGGTCGCGCCAACAGCGCCTCCCAACTCAACCCGCTGCGGTGCCAACGGGATTGCTTCGGCTGTGCCGACACGCAATCGGAACGTTCCGATCCCGCCGTCGCCGCCGACCAGATCCGAGAGATCCGATGCGAAGACCAACGTCGCCGTATCGGCCGCGGGGTTGTAGACCACGCGCTGCGGCGCGATCTCGATGTCGTCGCGATTGCTGACCGAATCCTGCGTGAAGATCAGGGTGTAGAATCGTGGGTTCTCCGCCGAACGATCGGTGGGTTGCCCATTGGCCAAATTCTCTACGAACAAATCGTCGTCATTAAAGTAGACGACGATTTCGTTGCGTCGTTGATTCAGACTGCCATCGGCCAATCGGACCACCGGTTGCGGAACGACAGCCTGCACCTGAGCCCCAAGGTCCAATCGGAAATCGACGACCTCCTTGCGAGCCCCTTCCTGACGCGGGATCAGCAGGGTATCGGGATCGGTCGCTGAAATACTACGCAGCCCAACGATCCCCAAGGCGGGATCGTCGAATCCAAAGACTTCGATTCGGTAATCGTCGTCGGGCAGCGCATTGGAGAACCGCGCAATCACCTCGTTTTGGTTCGGCGCAGCGCCAACCTCTAAGAATGTCGGGATGATCTGCTCATCGCCGGTCGATGAGATATCGAAGCTTGGCAGCGTGTCGACCGCCGGATTCGCCATCAGAACCGCGTCGCGATGCCCCCCCTTCAATTGAGCGTTCAAGAACGTATTGACCGTCGGCGACTCATTAAATGCCGTGACCAACGTCCCTGCGGTCGTCCCCGGCGCCAACGTGATCGTCAACGGAAGGACGCCACCGGCGATAGCGCCAACAGCAAACTGAGGCTCCGGCGCTGCAGTCGGCGAATCGTTGCGAAGCACCGTCACACGAACCGGCGCCCCCGAACCAATTTGCGTCAGTTGGATGTCGACGCCACCGGCCAGGTCGACCCCCAAAGCGCTGGGGTCTCGATAGACGCTGCCAAAGTCGCTCGACCCTGTGGCAAGATCGAAAGTCCCATCGCCACCACTGCGAACGATCCGGATCGCATCGAGAGTCGCCGCATCGATGACTTGATTCTCGTCGAATCGGAAGACGAGCTCACTGGGCGATTCATTGCGAACACTACCATCGGTGATCAAATCTCCACTGTTGGGCTGGATTCCGATCAATTGTGGCCCCGCGGCCAACAATTTTCTCGGCTCCAGAGATTCCAGCATCGATTTGCGAAGAGCAGTTCTCTTCGTACCTTTTCTCACCGAGTTTTGGCGGCTTGAAACATCCTGCCGTTTGCGATTGGCCATTGAGCGAACCTTCAAATGATTTTGGCAAAGTGTGATCGGCGAGAACCGTCTCTAACGACACAAACGCCTGAAATCAAACGACTTACGAACTTATGAAATTGGAACAAGAACCGACCTTACGAATCCGGTCGGCCCGCGCGAGAAAAGTCCTCGACCCGAGGAAATCACGTCTGGACCAGCAAGCACCGAGTATAGTTAGCGGCATTTTGGACGCAAATCTTACTTCACCCATACTTCCCAGCTTCGCCATCTTGACGCCTGTGGATTTCGGTTTTATCGATCATTCGCGTTGCACAGATGCAAACCAGACATACCTGTACACGCAAACACCCGCGTTACCCGTCGACGCACGCGCGTTCCAGTTGGACGCCCGTATTTTCACTAAGTTCCCTGCAAACAGAGCCTCCCGCCCCAGTCGACACAGTCGGGGCAACCCAAAACGACCGCGTGAGTGTCTCAGACAGCCAATCCCACGCTTTTCACTACGCCTACAGCCTTTGACTTGGCTATTCTTAACGGCTGCGTAGAATGGAAACACGGCGATTGCCACTTGGTTTTCCCTTCTCTGCATCCCCCTAGCGATTCATGTCTGTTAACAAGCTCCGCTACTACCAGAACTACCGCAATCTGAGGCATGCCCAAGGGATCCTGGAACTGATCTCCTGCAACGATGACTTGTGGGGCCTCGATCCAGAACTCAAACGCCGCATGGCCCGCCGCGCCCTTGAGATGCTGCGCGGGGCACGACCGCGGGGGCACCGCCGGGCGGCTTGGTTCTACCTCCGCGGAAGGGCCTGGAGCATGCTGGGCAAGTACCAACGAGGGATCCGCGACCTGCGGATGGCTATCAAGCTGGACCCGCACCATATTGCCAACTATTTGGCTATCGCATGGTGTTTCAAACGAACCGACCGCCTGCAGCAATCGATCGTCGCCCTGAACCGCGCGATCGCGAAAGCCCCCCACCACCCAACAGTCCGATACAACCAAGCATGTTATTTAAGCCTGGTAGGACAGCCCCAGTTGGCGGCGATGGAATTATCGATCGCGTTAGAACTGAAGCCCCAATTGCGTGCCAAGGTCGTCAGCGAATCCGACTTCGATCCGATCCGAAATCATCCCGCCTTTGAATCAGCGCTGCAGGTGATCGTGTAAGCGCAAGCAAACAGAACCCACAAAACGGCAGGCACAAACCTTCGCTTTGGGTAGAACCGGGGGGGGCGGACGGGCCTATAGAAACCGGACGAACGCAAGCAGCCGAACGCCGAAGGACAGCCGAGGTTACAGAAAACCGCTCGGGCTGAAAGGGGAGGGCGGTGGCAGCCGATGCCAGACTCACCCTCCAATGAGGTTTACGACTTCTTTTGCTTGCCGCCTCGAGGCCAGAAATTCAACCAACCGCTGCTCTCATTTAAAGCGACAGCCTCCCCCGAATCCTCCTCTTGGGATTCTTTCGAGGAACCGCTCAACCGGTCGACCAATCCCAGCATTGCCAGCGTGATCGCGGCTTTGGGATCCTGTTCGAACAACGGCACACCGTTGTTCCTAACTTCGACCATCGTGCGGTAATCGTTGGGCAATTGAGCGTAGATATCGCAGCCGATCGTTTCCCGCGCCTTGCGGATGCTGATCGGGCCCGACTCTAATCCCGCCCGGTTGACGACAACATGGACCTTCTCCTTTAAGCCTTCAAACTGTTCGAAGCTCAACAGCAACCGAACGACGTTTCGCAGGCAGGGAACATCCAACTGGGTGACCAGGATGATTTTTGCCGCCATTCGCATCGCGGCCATATCGACTTCGGAATAGGTCTTCGAGAGATCGATCACCAGGTGCGTAAACGAAGCCTTCAACAGCGTGATCACCTTTTCGATGCTATCGCCATTGATGATCGACATGTCTTGCAGTTCGACCGGCCGGGGCAACAGATACAATCCCGAGCTGTGTTTGGTCAGCGACCGCTTGAGCAGCGTAAAATCGAGCCGCGCGATGTTCTGTGTCACATCGGCCAAGGTGTAATCGGGGATCGAGTCCAAGAAGACGTCGGCGTCGCCAACGGCCAGATCGAGATCCATCAGCGCGACCGAGTTGCCTTCTCGCGATGCCAGCATGCAGCCCATGTTCACCGCAACACTTGTAGCACCGACACCGCCAGTCGCTCCGGCGACAACGATCACTTCGCAATTGCGATTCCGCGAATCGCTGGCACCAAATTTTTGTTCGCCGATCCGATGCAGCGCGGCCGATAGATCGCCACCACTCAACGGCAGCGTCAAGAATTCTTTGGCACCAGCCCGCATCGACTGCAAGATCAACTGTCCGCTGGTGCTGCTGCTAACGACCAACAGGGCAACATCGGGACTGGTCGATCGAATCGTATTGAGCAATTCGATCCCACGTTCTGGATCGCTGTCCAGCGATACGACACCGATATCGGGATGCGTTTGCGTCACGACATCGGGAAAGAACTCGTAGCGAGAACATTCCGCCTCTAGCCAGACGACGTCTAGCCCCAACAACATCGACTTGAGGTCTTCACGTGTCGCATCATTAGGATCGACGACAGCCAAGCGGAGTACGTTGGGCATGCTCTTAACCAGAGGATTCTGTGGTGATGTTTAGTTTATAACTTTGAACGCGATACATGCCGCAGCGATCTGCCAACATGTGGAACCAATCAATCGAAATCACTGTTGTGGCGCTGGGTTGGTGTAGGTGCTGCTTTGTTGAACGGGAAGCGTTTGTTGCACCGGTGGTGCAACCGGTTCGTACACGGCATCCTGCATGCAACCACTCTCGTTGATGCAGTCGACGCGTGGCACTTCGATGTAGCCTTTAAAGTACAATTCAGTGTCCGATGGCACCGTCGTATCGATCCCTGGTCCGCCCGGCATGACTTCGTGAGGATCCATCGCATCCGCCAATTCAGGCGTCACGGTGACCAACAATTCGATTTCGTTTTCGACCGACTCCACGTGGCGGAACAAGGTTCCGATCCATGGCACCGAGACGAGAAACGGAGGACCGGTCGAGATCGTTTCGGTTCGGGTCTGCAGCAGACCGGCGATCGCATAAGTTTGTCCGGCTTGCATTTCGACAGCGGTTTCAACATAACGTTGCCGAATCGCGGGGACGGTGAACCCGTTCAAGTTGACGCCGTTGGCATCGTCGCGTTCGCTGACCTCCGGGCGAATTTCCAATCGGACCCGCCCCGGGCCCACCAAAAACGGCAGGAAGTCGACGCTGGTACCAAATTCTTCAAACGTCACCGTCGATCCCCCCTGACCATCAGGCGAGATGATTGGGAAACGTCCACCGACGATAAACCGACTCGGACGCCCATGAGTCGCGACGACGGTTGGTTCGGCCAAGATCTTGGCACAGTTGTTCTGTTGCAACGCTCGGATCAAAAAGTCCAGCGAATTACCGCTGCGGATCAAACCGACCCGTGCGTTTGGCGCCCCCGTCCCGACAATGTTGCCGATCGAAGAGCCCAAAGCATCGACGGTGCCGTTGATTCCAAAGGCGAACAGGTTGGTCGAGTTGGTCGAACCCCAATCGAGTCCCAGATCGCGAAGCTTGGTCCGCGAGACCTCCATGACTTTGGTGTGCAACAAAATCGTTTGCACTCCGACAACCTTAATGTTGTTGACCACCTTGGGATAAAACTGCTCGGCAACCGCGATCACACGATCGACATCGTCGGTGTCGGTCACCGTGCCGTCGATCACCGCACCGGTTGGCAGCGGCGTAATCCGCAGGCTGGCATAAGGGAACTGAGCTTGCATGACCGTGCTCAGCTCTCGCGAGTCTCCCGTGATAATCACGTCGACAGTGTACAACGTGTCGTCGACGTCCCACAGATTCAACTGAGTGACGCCGGCGGCCTGAGCCGAGATTTGCACTTGGTTTGGAGCGACCGGATTGGCGATCAGAATCTCTTCGTTCTGAACCTGAAAACGCGGGACCACCTTGTCCAGCTTCAAGATCCGGCTCGAATTGACAATCATCTCCAACCGCTGCGTCGGCTGCGAGACGGAATAGGTTACCGCAGAGGAAGACGCTCGCGAAGAAGCGGCGTACGCATCGGTTGATTGCGCAAGTGCAGGTGTGCCGTTTCCAACAACACATGCAACGATCATCACGATATGGGAGGGCTTAAAGCCCGCCATGGTCTGCTTGAACATACCTGCGCATCCTTGCGATAGGTTCTCTAACGAACAATTACTTCTACAGCCTGCCAGCTCACAAACGATCCATCGTCTGTCTGCTAACGCGCTCGATTAATTCGAAATGCTTCATTCCCCGGAGGGCTGCTTCCCGTATTGAATTGCGGAATGTCACTATCCGCTGGAAGTCGGATATCCGCACCGGGGACGCCAGCACTCGCGTCAGGGGTCGTACCCACTGTATCGTCTGTTGCCGCAGCATTTGCACCCAACTGGGCGTCGTTTGCTGCCTGCTCTTGAATCAATTCCATCGTCTGAGTTCCCTTGTTCCAGCGGAACAAACGATAGCCTTTGGGGGTCAACATCTTAATGATCTCGCCACCTGGCTTCTTCACTTCCACCTCGGCAATCTTGGTGTCTGTTTGATCAAGTCGGCGTTCTTCGGCGTAGTCATCGAGCCATTTCATGAATTCTTGGCCAGCAGCATTGGGCGCGTTCGGATTAACCGGTTCATTCGGATTCCCCAACGTCAGTTGCAACGCGCCAACCTTCTTTGCCCAGTTCCAAACCCGCTCGTCCTCTTGCTTGATCAGCAACAAGATCGAACTAACCGCCCCCTTCTTCGCCTTCTCATCCGTCTCGCGACCGGTGCGGCCATCGACGGCGAAGATCCGCACGTTGCGAAAGACATCGCGGTGCGTCGTCTCGGGCACGATGTCGCTCTTCTCGAAGAACCCGATCACGTTGATCCGATCCCCCGGTTCGATCAGATTGGCGATTCCTGGATCGCTGCCGATGTTGTAGGTCACCACCGTATGTCCCGGTGGAATTCCAACCGTCGCCCGCTCGGTCGCGTCGACGACTTTCTGTTTCAAAATGGCTTCGCCCGCATAGATATGCTGCTTGGCGTATTTGCTTTCTATCGCCGCGACATCGGTGATCGCCCCATCGGGCGTTTTCCCGGCAGGCCATTTTTCCAACATGATGTTGTCGGCGGCAATCTTCGAATTGGCCGGAATGTCCATCGACGCAACAAGGATTTCAACCATCTTGGTCGGCTGCGACTCGCTGCCGCTCATCACGACTTGGCTGATTCCAACCGACGCAATCATTCCGCAACCCAACGCGATTGCGAGCAGTATGACAGATTTGTTTCGCATGATATTGGACGCCTTGAGCGTGGCTGACAAGCCGCACGAGTCACAATGCCGTCCTGGCCCAGAACCCGATTACGTTTAAATTTATCCCAAACGAACGCATCACAGCGTTCGAATCCACCCGACGCACTATCGCGTCCAGTGTCTACACAATTGGCAGTTCGAGTGGGTTCGCTACAGCATTTTCCAATCGAGTCGTGCAAACCAATCGCTTGGTACATCGCACATACCCGTTGCAACCCTATCAACTACCTTGGTTCAATCTCTGCCAGTCAAATATTTGGGACAAAAGGTAAGATCGGTAAATCCCGTACAACCTCTCCAAACGATCAGCTGCAGCCATCAAAGACGACCCAGCCGACCAAACCAACGCAGACTGACTTTGCTAGCACTTCGTCTAAACGAACATCCCAGCGTAGGCAAAATACAAAATGGATCCGATGGCCATCGGAATTCCGTACGGAAGCAATTTCATCGTCGGCTTCCGCTCTCTCGCGATCGCCGCCAGCTTCTCTGGATTGCGGATCGTGACGAACTCCTGAATGATCTGATGGAACATCGCATAATGCTTGAACCAGTTACCACTCATGGCGATCATGATCACAGCGATGATCCCGCCGACGACGGTGGTCCAAACAAAGGCCCACCACGCGGTCGAAGCTCCCATCCAGGCGCCCAAACCAGCCAACAGTTTCACATCGCCGGCCCCCATGCCACCCACGGCACGCACGACCAACAACAGCATCATGCCAACAAACGTGCCCAACAGGCTGTACCCCAGCCCGTTCCAACCGCTGGCCATCGCGGCGTAGACCCAACCCGAGATGATAAACGGATAGGTCAACCAGTTTGGCACTTTTAGGATCATGCCATCGATCACCGCGGCGACGATCATCACGACAGCAACCAGCCATACGTGCCAGTTGTACATCGCCGATTCGATTAATGTATTTGTATCCATCTTGTTCTCTTTTCCCCCCGGAATCGATTTCTTCTTTTGCTATCGCAATGCCCAACGTCTCGGCGTTCTCAGCGCGTTAACGTCCCAGGGATAACCAGCTGAACATGGCCATCACGATCGTGATGGCATAGCACGCGATTTGCCATGCATGTTGGGCGGCGTCGACCGGCAGCAGTGGATAGTTCATAGTGTTTTGTTTTCAATTTGAAAAATCGCCGGGTACACACGGCGGCCACAATCCGGCCGCCGTGCGCTCCGACGAATCAACTCGTCATCACGCTGGGAAGACCCAGCAGACAATTACAGGTTGTTGGCGATCTTGGTGAACTGGCTGTTCGCCTTGGTTCCGATCGTCTTAACGGTGCTCAAGCACACAACGATGATCAATGCCATCATGACGGCGTACTCAACCGCGGTTGGTCCGTCTTCTTCCTTCAAGAAATTAACTACTTTTTCGGTGAACTTCTTCATCGTGTCTTCCCCTACCAGGTAGTAACGTGAGTTACTGGAAACAAACAGTTGGTCGCACCACCGCGGTGCAATCCTCTGCAGCCTCAATCTCCTAACACCATAGGTAGCAGTGGGGCAGGACAATCAACAAGCATCGCCTGCTGACTTACCCTCTGCGCCATTGGCAGTCCGGCAATCCCAAAGGACCCGTAACTTTGCGCCCCGTCCTTTCGAACGGTTTGCCTTTTTCAAGGGAGCGTTGGCCGGCTGGGTGATCTCTGTGCTTCAGCACCGAGTCCCAGCAACGAATCGATCCGATTCGCTCTACAGGGAAAGTACGACACAATTCGGCTCAGTCAAAAAGAAACGATCAGGTAATTGGCGAGGGCAAGTCCCGACAATCAACGCACCGACCGACCAGCAACTCTGCGGATACCCGCAACCGAGCCCCGAAACGCCCTACCTGGCCCGCACAACCGTCAGAACCGACACGCCCGTGCGATGGAATCAAGCAATAATAGGGACATTTGCTGATCGTTGGCCTAACGATCCATAAGCAATCTTGGCGATCGGAGCATCGATCGCACAATAGAATTCCCCTCGCATCGTTCCAGCTGTAACGATGCTGCCGATAGAACGGCCGAAAACAGCCGAGGTTTCCCATCCTGGCTGTTCAGAAATTGTGGCTGCCGCCGGCCGATTTAAACCGCGCTCAGCTCTTTGACCATCTCGACCAACGCGATCACGTTTTCGACAGGCGTCTGTTGGAACACACCGTGGCCAAGGTTAAAGATATGGCCAGGCCGCCCGCCCGCTTGCTGCAGCACCATCGCCGCCCGCTCTTTGATCAATTCGGGCGTTCCCAACAAAACGGCGGGCTCCAGATTGCCTTGCACCGGCCGGTCGGCACCGATCATCTTCCAGGCGGCATCCAGATCGATCCGCCAATCGACGCCGACGACCGTCCGCCGATCGCCTCGCATCAACGGCAACAGCATCGGATTGCCGGTTCCGAAGTTGATCACCGGTACGCTCGGGTCGACTCCTTCGAAGATGTGTCGCATGTGTGGCAACACGAACTGCTTGTAATCGTTGGTCGACAGGCAACCGACCCAGCTGTCGAACAATTGAACACAGTTGGCTCCGGCGGCGATCTGTTCGTTCAAATAGAGCACGAT
Above is a genomic segment from Rosistilla ulvae containing:
- the cpaB gene encoding Flp pilus assembly protein CpaB, which codes for MRNKSVILLAIALGCGMIASVGISQVVMSGSESQPTKMVEILVASMDIPANSKIAADNIMLEKWPAGKTPDGAITDVAAIESKYAKQHIYAGEAILKQKVVDATERATVGIPPGHTVVTYNIGSDPGIANLIEPGDRINVIGFFEKSDIVPETTHRDVFRNVRIFAVDGRTGRETDEKAKKGAVSSILLLIKQEDERVWNWAKKVGALQLTLGNPNEPVNPNAPNAAGQEFMKWLDDYAEERRLDQTDTKIAEVEVKKPGGEIIKMLTPKGYRLFRWNKGTQTMELIQEQAANDAQLGANAAATDDTVGTTPDASAGVPGADIRLPADSDIPQFNTGSSPPGNEAFRINRAR
- a CDS encoding A24 family peptidase → MDTNTLIESAMYNWHVWLVAVVMIVAAVIDGMILKVPNWLTYPFIISGWVYAAMASGWNGLGYSLLGTFVGMMLLLVVRAVGGMGAGDVKLLAGLGAWMGASTAWWAFVWTTVVGGIIAVIMIAMSGNWFKHYAMFHQIIQEFVTIRNPEKLAAIARERKPTMKLLPYGIPMAIGSILYFAYAGMFV
- a CDS encoding type II and III secretion system protein family protein, which codes for MFKQTMAGFKPSHIVMIVACVVGNGTPALAQSTDAYAASSRASSSAVTYSVSQPTQRLEMIVNSSRILKLDKVVPRFQVQNEEILIANPVAPNQVQISAQAAGVTQLNLWDVDDTLYTVDVIITGDSRELSTVMQAQFPYASLRITPLPTGAVIDGTVTDTDDVDRVIAVAEQFYPKVVNNIKVVGVQTILLHTKVMEVSRTKLRDLGLDWGSTNSTNLFAFGINGTVDALGSSIGNIVGTGAPNARVGLIRSGNSLDFLIRALQQNNCAKILAEPTVVATHGRPSRFIVGGRFPIISPDGQGGSTVTFEEFGTSVDFLPFLVGPGRVRLEIRPEVSERDDANGVNLNGFTVPAIRQRYVETAVEMQAGQTYAIAGLLQTRTETISTGPPFLVSVPWIGTLFRHVESVENEIELLVTVTPELADAMDPHEVMPGGPGIDTTVPSDTELYFKGYIEVPRVDCINESGCMQDAVYEPVAPPVQQTLPVQQSSTYTNPAPQQ
- a CDS encoding AAA family ATPase, giving the protein MPNVLRLAVVDPNDATREDLKSMLLGLDVVWLEAECSRYEFFPDVVTQTHPDIGVVSLDSDPERGIELLNTIRSTSPDVALLVVSSSTSGQLILQSMRAGAKEFLTLPLSGGDLSAALHRIGEQKFGASDSRNRNCEVIVVAGATGGVGATSVAVNMGCMLASREGNSVALMDLDLAVGDADVFLDSIPDYTLADVTQNIARLDFTLLKRSLTKHSSGLYLLPRPVELQDMSIINGDSIEKVITLLKASFTHLVIDLSKTYSEVDMAAMRMAAKIILVTQLDVPCLRNVVRLLLSFEQFEGLKEKVHVVVNRAGLESGPISIRKARETIGCDIYAQLPNDYRTMVEVRNNGVPLFEQDPKAAITLAMLGLVDRLSGSSKESQEEDSGEAVALNESSGWLNFWPRGGKQKKS
- a CDS encoding Flp family type IVb pilin; this translates as MKKFTEKVVNFLKEEDGPTAVEYAVMMALIIVVCLSTVKTIGTKANSQFTKIANNL
- a CDS encoding tetratricopeptide repeat protein; translated protein: MSVNKLRYYQNYRNLRHAQGILELISCNDDLWGLDPELKRRMARRALEMLRGARPRGHRRAAWFYLRGRAWSMLGKYQRGIRDLRMAIKLDPHHIANYLAIAWCFKRTDRLQQSIVALNRAIAKAPHHPTVRYNQACYLSLVGQPQLAAMELSIALELKPQLRAKVVSESDFDPIRNHPAFESALQVIV